A single Thiohalobacter thiocyanaticus DNA region contains:
- the gshA gene encoding glutamate--cysteine ligase — protein MTSDHPHVPHLTTALTGPLQQIESHLLEQQSRIEAWLRAQWRETPAPLYASVDLRNAGFKLAPVDTNLFPAGFNNLNPAFLPLCIQAFQTKMEHICETASNILLVPEEHTRNLFYLESVATLRDIILKAGYQVRIGSTREDLDAPLTLDLPSGGQLTLEPIQRRGNRVYLEGFDPCMVLLNNDLIGGHPEKLRDLEQMVIPPPDLGWTVRLKSGHFTHYHEVATEFARMLDIDPWLINPMFRNCGELNFQKREGEECLLINAGRLLEDIQRKYDEYDIDREPFVVIKADAGTYGMAIMSVTSVDELRSLNRKQRNKMGSMKGGASVSKFLLQEGVYTFETWGAEEAVAEPVVYMIDHFVVGGFYRVHKGRGVHENLNAPGMQFEPLAFVESCINPDTNQAPDAEPNRFYAYGVIARLALLAAARELADHREELAEGAAEAQA, from the coding sequence ATGACCTCAGACCATCCCCACGTGCCGCACCTGACCACGGCCCTGACCGGCCCCCTGCAGCAGATCGAGAGCCATCTGCTGGAGCAGCAGTCGCGCATCGAGGCGTGGCTGCGGGCCCAGTGGCGCGAGACCCCCGCACCCCTGTACGCCTCGGTGGATCTGCGCAACGCCGGCTTCAAGCTGGCCCCGGTGGACACCAACCTGTTCCCGGCCGGGTTCAACAACCTCAACCCCGCCTTCCTGCCGCTATGCATCCAGGCTTTTCAGACCAAGATGGAGCACATCTGCGAGACCGCCAGCAACATCCTGCTGGTGCCGGAGGAGCACACCCGCAACCTCTTCTACCTGGAAAGCGTGGCCACCCTGCGCGACATCATCCTCAAGGCCGGCTACCAGGTGCGCATCGGCTCCACCCGCGAGGATCTGGACGCGCCGCTGACCCTGGACCTGCCCTCCGGCGGCCAGCTGACCCTGGAGCCGATCCAGCGCCGCGGCAACCGGGTGTACCTGGAGGGCTTCGACCCCTGCATGGTGCTGCTGAACAACGACCTGATCGGCGGCCACCCGGAGAAGCTGCGCGACCTGGAGCAGATGGTGATCCCGCCGCCGGACCTGGGCTGGACCGTACGCCTGAAATCCGGCCATTTCACCCACTACCACGAGGTGGCCACCGAATTCGCCAGGATGCTCGACATCGACCCCTGGCTGATCAATCCCATGTTCCGCAACTGCGGCGAGCTGAACTTCCAGAAGCGCGAGGGCGAGGAATGCCTGCTCATCAACGCCGGCAGGCTGCTGGAGGATATCCAGAGGAAATACGACGAATACGACATCGACCGCGAGCCCTTCGTGGTGATCAAGGCCGATGCCGGCACCTACGGCATGGCCATCATGTCGGTCACCAGCGTCGATGAACTGCGCAGTCTCAACCGCAAGCAGCGCAACAAGATGGGATCGATGAAAGGCGGCGCGAGCGTGAGCAAGTTCCTGCTCCAGGAAGGGGTCTACACCTTCGAGACCTGGGGCGCGGAGGAGGCCGTGGCCGAACCGGTGGTCTACATGATCGATCACTTCGTGGTCGGCGGTTTCTACCGGGTGCACAAGGGCCGCGGGGTACACGAGAACCTCAATGCGCCGGGGATGCAGTTCGAGCCGCTGGCCTTCGTCGAGTCCTGCATCAATCCTGACACCAACCAGGCCCCGGACGCCGAACCCAACCGCTTCTATGCCTACGGCGTGATCGCCCGGCTGGCCCTGCTGGCCGCCGCCCGCGAGCTGGCCGACCACCGCGAGGAACTGGCCGAGGGCGCGGCCGAGGCCCAGGCATGA
- the gshB gene encoding glutathione synthase gives MTRLGVLMDPIGSINIKKDSTFTMLLAARARHWEVLYFEQADLFLRDGRPWARMRGLEVRDDPDDWFDLAPPQTRPLEELDILLMRKDPPVDLEYFATTYILERAEAAGVLVANRPASLRDVNEKLYTAWFPQCCVPTLVSRDPVRLREFIVEQQDAILKPLYSMGGSSIFRVRLDDPNTSVILESLTDLGRTSVMAQRFIPEIRDGDKRILLIDGEPVPYALARIPPAGETRGNLAVGGRGVGVELTERDRWICAQVAPALREKGLYFVGLDVIGDYLTEVNVTSPTCIRELDREYGLDIAGELMDCLQGKLHDR, from the coding sequence ATGACCCGCCTGGGCGTGCTGATGGATCCCATCGGCTCCATCAACATCAAAAAGGACAGCACCTTCACCATGCTGCTCGCCGCCCGGGCGCGGCACTGGGAGGTCCTCTATTTCGAACAGGCCGACCTGTTCCTGCGCGACGGCCGCCCCTGGGCCCGGATGCGCGGGCTCGAGGTCCGGGACGACCCCGACGACTGGTTCGACCTGGCGCCGCCGCAGACCCGGCCGCTGGAGGAACTCGACATCCTGCTGATGCGCAAGGACCCGCCGGTCGATCTGGAGTACTTCGCCACCACCTATATCCTGGAACGCGCCGAGGCGGCCGGCGTGCTGGTGGCCAACCGCCCGGCCAGCCTGCGCGATGTCAATGAAAAGCTCTACACCGCCTGGTTCCCACAGTGCTGCGTGCCGACGCTGGTCAGCCGCGACCCGGTCCGGCTGCGCGAGTTCATCGTCGAGCAGCAGGACGCCATCCTCAAACCCCTGTACTCGATGGGCGGCAGCTCCATCTTCCGGGTGCGCCTGGACGACCCCAACACCAGCGTCATCCTCGAATCCCTCACCGATCTGGGCCGCACGTCGGTCATGGCGCAGCGCTTCATCCCCGAAATCCGCGACGGCGACAAGCGCATCCTGCTCATCGACGGCGAGCCGGTACCCTATGCCCTGGCCCGTATCCCGCCCGCGGGCGAGACCCGCGGCAACCTGGCCGTGGGCGGACGCGGGGTCGGGGTGGAACTGACCGAGCGCGACCGCTGGATCTGCGCCCAGGTCGCGCCGGCGCTGCGCGAGAAGGGCCTGTATTTCGTCGGCCTGGACGTGATCGGCGACTACCTCACCGAGGTCAATGTCACCAGCCCGACCTGCATCCGCGAGCTGGACCGGGAATACGGTCTGGATATCGCTGGCGAACTGATGGACTGTCTGCAAGGTAAACTCCATGACCGCTGA
- a CDS encoding FAD:protein FMN transferase — protein sequence MTAELHKRIAVLGLLLATLLLTGCQPAESPLLERRFIALGTIIDITLYGAEAEQADPVLAAIERDFHRLHHDWHAWEDSRLTALNTALQRGEHAPVPAELMAVLKQARALNRSSNGLFEPAIGGLMALWGFHSNDLPDSVPDNDTIAAWLAGRPRMTDLALENGQAHSDNPRLQLDLGAFAKGVAVDRAIAALRAAGIDNAIVNAGGDLRAIGARDRPWRIGIRHPRAPGVLASIATRNDESIFTSGDYERYFEFEGKRYHHIIDPRSGYPARDTASLTVIHSEAATADAAATALFVAGDAWPRTAADMGIERVLRVRADGTVEMTPAMAERIRFETEVEPVVVLQELP from the coding sequence ATGACCGCTGAACTGCACAAACGGATTGCCGTCCTGGGCCTGCTGCTGGCCACGCTGCTGCTGACCGGCTGCCAGCCGGCCGAATCGCCCCTGCTCGAGCGCCGCTTCATCGCCCTGGGCACCATCATCGACATCACCCTTTACGGCGCGGAAGCTGAACAGGCCGATCCGGTGCTGGCGGCGATCGAGCGCGACTTTCATCGCCTGCACCACGACTGGCACGCCTGGGAGGACAGCCGGCTGACCGCGCTCAACACCGCCCTGCAGCGGGGGGAACACGCCCCGGTTCCCGCCGAACTGATGGCGGTGCTCAAGCAGGCCCGCGCGCTGAACCGCAGCAGCAACGGCCTGTTCGAACCCGCCATTGGCGGTCTTATGGCCCTGTGGGGCTTTCACAGCAACGATCTGCCCGACAGCGTTCCGGACAACGACACCATCGCGGCCTGGCTCGCCGGGCGCCCGCGCATGACCGATCTGGCACTGGAAAACGGCCAGGCCCACAGCGACAACCCGCGCCTGCAACTCGATCTCGGCGCCTTCGCCAAGGGAGTGGCCGTCGACCGTGCCATCGCCGCCTTGCGCGCGGCCGGCATCGACAACGCCATCGTCAACGCCGGCGGCGACCTGCGCGCCATCGGCGCGCGCGATCGGCCCTGGCGCATCGGCATTCGCCACCCGCGCGCGCCGGGCGTGCTGGCCTCGATCGCGACCCGGAACGACGAGAGCATCTTTACCTCGGGGGACTATGAGCGCTATTTCGAGTTCGAGGGCAAGCGCTATCATCATATTATCGATCCACGCAGCGGCTACCCGGCGCGCGACACCGCATCGCTCACGGTCATCCACAGCGAGGCCGCCACGGCCGATGCCGCCGCCACCGCCCTGTTCGTGGCCGGCGATGCCTGGCCACGAACCGCCGCGGACATGGGCATCGAGCGGGTGTTGCGGGTGCGTGCGGATGGGACGGTGGAAATGACACCGGCCATGGCCGAACGCATCCGTTTCGAAACCGAGGTCGAGCCGGTCGTTGTGCTGCAGGAGTTGCCCTGA
- a CDS encoding NusG domain II-containing protein — protein MRAVRPADLLVLVLAVGLVGWSYIHFWQTEQAASLEIWVDGRHQASLPLIEARTLEVEGSIGTSRIALAPGRARFLDSPCESKRCVHTGWIDQGGMVAACLPNRISLHLQGRDRRYDAINL, from the coding sequence ATGCGCGCAGTCCGCCCCGCCGATCTGCTGGTGCTGGTGCTGGCCGTCGGCCTGGTCGGCTGGAGCTATATCCATTTCTGGCAGACCGAACAGGCCGCCAGCCTGGAGATCTGGGTCGACGGCCGCCACCAGGCCAGCCTGCCGCTGATCGAGGCGCGGACCCTGGAGGTCGAGGGCAGTATCGGGACCAGCCGGATCGCGCTGGCCCCCGGCCGCGCCCGCTTCCTGGACTCGCCCTGCGAGAGCAAACGCTGCGTGCATACCGGCTGGATCGATCAGGGCGGCATGGTCGCCGCCTGCCTGCCCAACCGGATCAGCCTGCACCTGCAGGGCCGCGACCGGCGCTATGACGCGATCAATCTCTGA
- a CDS encoding Gx transporter family protein, producing the protein MPVETVITRPEDHRIAWLAALAIAIHVLEAAIPSPVPGLKPGLANLVTLLALLVFGWGAAVWVSLLRVLVGSLLLGTFLTPTFMLSLAGALASLLALGLGRGLARRWLGPLGLSLLASLGHISGQFALAYALFIPHPGLWHLYPPLLTAALIFGILNGIIASLALQGMDRAHAPQQETASRT; encoded by the coding sequence ATGCCCGTCGAGACCGTCATCACCCGCCCCGAGGATCATCGCATCGCCTGGCTGGCCGCGCTGGCCATCGCCATCCATGTCCTCGAGGCGGCCATCCCCAGTCCGGTACCGGGGCTCAAGCCGGGGCTGGCCAACCTGGTCACTCTGCTGGCGCTGCTGGTCTTCGGCTGGGGCGCGGCGGTCTGGGTCAGCCTGCTGCGGGTGCTGGTCGGCAGCCTGCTGCTGGGGACCTTCCTCACCCCCACCTTCATGCTCAGCCTGGCCGGGGCGCTGGCCAGTCTGCTCGCGCTCGGTCTGGGCCGGGGTCTGGCGCGGCGCTGGCTGGGCCCGCTCGGCCTGAGCCTGCTCGCCTCCCTCGGACACATCAGCGGCCAGTTCGCCCTGGCCTATGCCCTGTTCATTCCGCACCCGGGCCTGTGGCACCTGTATCCGCCCCTGCTGACAGCCGCCCTGATCTTCGGCATCCTCAACGGTATAATCGCCAGCCTGGCACTACAGGGTATGGACCGGGCTCACGCGCCCCAGCAGGAAACCGCATCAAGGACATGA
- a CDS encoding energy transducer TonB: protein MSQNILGNRPQYQGDPLIVALLLAGALHALLLLGVSFTFEPDAVREAPPPLDIALLPRQNTETPEEADYLAEHSQTGTGNVDERVEPTPPQPAQQASAPPPEPAPEQPQVMTQAESPTRVAPSEAEPRPEAPRPSASELIEHSMELANLDQQIRQSLQAYSERPRKTFVSASTREYKYASYMSDWVRKVERVGNLNYPDAARRQGVSGKLLLQVALKPDGSIHGITLLKSSGHQVLDDAAIRIVELAAPFPPLPDDIRKDTDLLYITRTWEFLSSGLQTQGR, encoded by the coding sequence ATGAGCCAGAACATCCTCGGCAACCGGCCGCAGTACCAGGGCGATCCACTGATCGTCGCCCTGCTGCTGGCCGGCGCGCTGCACGCCCTGCTGCTGCTGGGCGTGTCCTTCACCTTCGAGCCCGACGCCGTCCGCGAGGCCCCGCCGCCGCTGGATATCGCCCTGCTGCCGCGTCAGAACACCGAAACGCCCGAAGAGGCCGACTACCTGGCCGAACACAGCCAGACCGGCACCGGCAACGTGGATGAGCGGGTCGAACCCACGCCGCCGCAGCCGGCGCAGCAGGCCAGCGCCCCGCCGCCGGAGCCGGCCCCCGAGCAGCCGCAGGTCATGACCCAGGCCGAATCCCCGACCCGGGTCGCCCCCAGCGAGGCCGAGCCCAGGCCCGAGGCGCCCCGGCCCAGCGCCAGCGAACTGATCGAGCACAGCATGGAACTGGCCAACCTGGACCAGCAGATCAGGCAGTCGCTGCAGGCCTATTCGGAGCGCCCGCGCAAGACCTTCGTCTCGGCCAGCACCCGCGAGTACAAGTACGCCAGCTACATGAGCGACTGGGTGCGCAAGGTCGAGCGGGTGGGCAACCTCAACTACCCCGACGCCGCCCGGCGCCAGGGCGTGTCGGGCAAGCTGCTGCTGCAGGTCGCACTCAAGCCCGACGGCAGCATCCACGGCATCACTCTGCTCAAGTCCTCCGGCCATCAGGTGCTCGATGACGCCGCCATCCGCATCGTGGAACTGGCCGCGCCCTTCCCGCCGCTGCCGGACGACATCAGAAAGGACACCGATCTGCTCTACATCACCCGCACCTGGGAATTCCTCAGCAGCGGCCTGCAGACGCAGGGGAGGTAG
- a CDS encoding YqgE/AlgH family protein — translation MAESPYLANHFLIAMPGLADPNFFHTVTYICEHDADGAMGLVINRPLDMRLDDVFEHMQLEASDPFIADLPVYQGGPVQPERGFILHQPLGQWEATMQVTEDTGVTASQDILAAMAEGRGPSRALVALGYAGWGAGQLEHEMAENAWLSGPADPRVIFDTPVEKRWEAAAALIGVDVKLLSGDAGHA, via the coding sequence ATGGCGGAATCCCCCTACCTGGCCAACCACTTCCTCATCGCCATGCCCGGCCTGGCGGACCCGAACTTTTTCCATACCGTCACCTATATCTGCGAGCACGACGCCGACGGCGCCATGGGCCTGGTGATCAACCGGCCGCTGGACATGCGCCTGGACGACGTGTTCGAGCACATGCAGCTGGAAGCCAGCGACCCCTTCATCGCCGACCTGCCGGTCTACCAGGGCGGGCCGGTCCAGCCCGAGCGCGGCTTCATCCTGCACCAGCCGCTGGGCCAGTGGGAGGCGACCATGCAGGTGACCGAGGACACCGGCGTGACCGCCTCCCAGGACATCCTGGCCGCCATGGCCGAAGGCCGGGGGCCGAGCCGGGCGCTGGTCGCCCTGGGCTACGCCGGCTGGGGCGCCGGCCAGCTCGAGCACGAGATGGCGGAAAACGCCTGGCTCAGCGGCCCGGCCGACCCGCGGGTGATCTTCGATACCCCGGTGGAGAAACGCTGGGAGGCGGCGGCGGCCCTGATCGGGGTGGACGTCAAGCTGCTCTCGGGCGACGCCGGGCATGCCTGA
- the ruvX gene encoding Holliday junction resolvase RuvX gives MPEAAAATLLGFDHGRKKIGVAVGQTVTGTARALQSLPARDGQPDWGRVAALLDEWRPQALVVGRPLYLTGDTSATTAAAERFARRLHGRFGLPVHLMDERLSSQAARRLETGNDADIDAQSARIILQDWLDEHKEH, from the coding sequence ATGCCTGAGGCCGCAGCGGCCACCCTGCTCGGCTTCGATCACGGCAGGAAAAAAATCGGTGTCGCCGTCGGCCAGACGGTGACAGGGACGGCGCGTGCGTTACAATCGCTCCCCGCCCGCGACGGTCAGCCGGACTGGGGCCGGGTCGCCGCCCTGCTGGACGAGTGGCGGCCCCAGGCCCTGGTGGTGGGCCGGCCGCTGTATCTCACCGGCGATACCAGCGCGACCACGGCCGCGGCCGAGCGTTTCGCCCGCCGGCTGCACGGGCGCTTCGGGCTGCCGGTGCACCTGATGGACGAGCGCCTGAGCTCGCAGGCGGCGCGTCGGCTCGAGACCGGCAATGACGCAGACATCGATGCCCAGTCGGCACGCATCATCCTGCAGGACTGGCTGGACGAACATAAGGAACACTGA
- the pyrR gene encoding bifunctional pyr operon transcriptional regulator/uracil phosphoribosyltransferase PyrR encodes MTQTPVEPLLAQMAGDLSALLQRRGVEDPAMVGIHTGGVWVASELHRALGLEQPLGSLDITFYRDDFTRIGLHPQVKPSDIPFQVDDRHIILVDDVLHTGRTIRAAMNEIFDYGRPASVILAVLVERGGRELPIEADVVGTRLKLNLGEHVKLTGPEPLILEIHEAA; translated from the coding sequence ATGACCCAGACCCCTGTCGAACCCCTGCTGGCCCAGATGGCCGGGGATCTCAGCGCCCTGCTCCAGCGCCGCGGCGTGGAGGATCCGGCCATGGTCGGCATCCATACCGGCGGGGTCTGGGTGGCAAGCGAGCTGCATCGTGCGCTGGGGCTGGAACAGCCGCTGGGCAGCCTGGACATCACCTTCTACCGCGACGATTTCACCCGCATCGGCCTGCACCCCCAGGTCAAGCCGTCGGACATCCCGTTCCAGGTCGACGACCGCCACATCATCCTGGTCGATGATGTGCTGCACACGGGGCGCACCATCCGCGCGGCCATGAACGAGATCTTCGACTATGGCCGCCCGGCCTCGGTGATCCTGGCGGTGCTGGTCGAGCGCGGCGGGCGCGAGCTGCCGATCGAGGCCGACGTGGTCGGCACCCGGCTCAAGCTCAACCTGGGCGAACACGTCAAGCTCACCGGGCCCGAGCCCCTGATACTGGAGATTCACGAGGCGGCATGA
- a CDS encoding aspartate carbamoyltransferase catalytic subunit, with the protein MSGTNLQVDDQGRLRHFLTIEGLSHSILTEILDTAESFAGVTAQQVKKVPLLRGKTIVNLFFEASTRTRTTFELAAKRLSADVLNINIDASSAVKGETLLDTLRNLEAMHVDMFVVRHADSGAAHFFARHVAPHISVLNAGDGRHAHPTQAMLDMFTIRRVKGPDFGRLRVAIVGDVMHSRVARSQIHALNTLNTGEVRIVAPKTLIPVDAEALGVQVYHDLEAGIRDVDVIIMLRLQRERMQGAMLPSEHEYFRLFGLTEQRLAVADPDVTVMHPGPINRGVEMDSQVADGPRSVILEQVTHGIAVRMAVMSMTMRAHGEAEAGDRH; encoded by the coding sequence ATGAGCGGCACCAACCTGCAAGTCGACGATCAGGGCCGGCTGCGCCACTTCCTCACCATCGAGGGGCTTTCGCATTCCATTCTCACCGAGATACTGGACACCGCCGAATCCTTCGCCGGCGTGACCGCCCAGCAGGTGAAGAAGGTACCGCTGCTGCGCGGCAAGACCATCGTCAACCTGTTCTTCGAGGCCAGCACCCGCACCCGCACCACCTTCGAACTGGCGGCCAAGCGCCTGTCGGCGGACGTGCTCAACATCAACATCGACGCCTCCAGCGCGGTGAAGGGCGAGACCCTGCTCGACACCCTGCGCAACCTGGAGGCCATGCACGTGGACATGTTCGTGGTGCGCCACGCCGACAGCGGCGCGGCCCACTTCTTCGCCCGCCATGTGGCCCCGCACATCAGCGTGCTCAACGCCGGTGACGGCCGTCACGCCCACCCCACCCAGGCGATGCTGGACATGTTCACCATCCGTCGGGTGAAGGGTCCGGATTTCGGCCGGCTGCGGGTGGCCATCGTCGGCGATGTCATGCACTCGCGCGTGGCCCGCTCGCAGATCCATGCGCTGAACACGCTCAACACCGGCGAGGTGCGCATCGTCGCACCCAAGACGCTGATCCCGGTGGATGCCGAAGCCCTCGGGGTACAGGTCTATCACGACCTGGAAGCCGGCATCCGCGACGTGGATGTGATCATCATGCTGCGGCTGCAGCGCGAACGCATGCAGGGCGCGATGCTGCCGAGCGAACACGAATACTTCCGGCTGTTCGGTCTGACCGAGCAGCGCCTGGCGGTGGCCGATCCGGACGTCACCGTGATGCATCCGGGGCCGATCAACCGCGGGGTGGAGATGGACTCCCAGGTCGCCGACGGCCCGCGTTCGGTGATCCTGGAGCAGGTCACCCACGGCATTGCCGTGCGCATGGCGGTCATGTCCATGACCATGCGCGCCCACGGCGAAGCCGAGGCCGGGGACAGGCACTGA
- a CDS encoding dihydroorotase has product MAARKPRILIRGGRVIDPANHLDAEVDVAVAAGRITGVGEAVPDDFKPELEIDARGLVVCPGLVELAAHLREPGHENKATIASETRAAAAGGITTLCCPPTTDPIIDTPAVVELIRQRAERAGHARVVTLGALTQGLAGEHLTEMAALKEAGCRGVSNAQSPILHTAVVRRAFEYAATFDLTVFIHPEEYWLANGGVAHEGAVATRLGLPGIPAAAETAAVARDLALIEHTGVRAHFCRLTHSRSVQMIARAQYDGVPVTADAAIPYLYFTELDIADFDSQFHVYPPLRTQRDREGLRAGLARGTLSALCSDHQPHEADAKLNPFPATEPGISGLDTLLPLALRLVEDKLLTLPEVIERLTAGPARILGLFEQGTGTLNPGAAADITLFDPEATWRIAPASLLSQGHNTPFMGWEVKGRVMHTLLGGRRVFER; this is encoded by the coding sequence ATGGCGGCCAGGAAACCCCGCATACTGATCCGCGGCGGCCGCGTCATCGACCCGGCCAACCACCTCGACGCCGAGGTCGACGTCGCCGTCGCCGCCGGGCGCATCACCGGCGTGGGCGAAGCCGTACCCGACGACTTCAAGCCGGAACTGGAGATCGACGCCCGCGGCCTGGTCGTCTGCCCCGGTCTGGTGGAACTGGCCGCGCACCTGCGTGAGCCGGGCCACGAGAACAAGGCCACTATCGCCTCGGAGACCCGCGCGGCGGCCGCCGGCGGCATCACCACCCTGTGCTGTCCGCCGACCACCGACCCCATCATCGACACCCCGGCCGTGGTGGAACTCATCCGCCAGCGCGCCGAACGCGCCGGCCATGCCCGCGTCGTCACCCTGGGGGCGCTGACCCAGGGGCTGGCCGGCGAGCATCTGACCGAGATGGCCGCCCTCAAGGAGGCCGGCTGCCGCGGTGTGAGCAACGCCCAGTCGCCGATCCTGCATACCGCCGTGGTGCGGCGGGCGTTCGAATACGCCGCCACCTTCGACCTGACCGTATTCATCCATCCGGAGGAGTACTGGCTGGCCAACGGCGGCGTCGCCCATGAGGGCGCCGTCGCCACCCGCCTGGGTCTGCCCGGCATCCCGGCCGCGGCCGAGACCGCCGCCGTGGCCCGGGACCTGGCCCTGATCGAACACACCGGGGTGCGGGCGCACTTCTGTCGCCTGACCCACAGCCGCTCGGTGCAGATGATCGCCCGTGCCCAGTACGACGGCGTGCCGGTCACGGCCGACGCGGCCATCCCGTATCTGTATTTCACCGAGCTGGACATCGCCGACTTCGACAGCCAGTTCCATGTCTACCCGCCGCTGCGCACCCAGCGCGACCGTGAGGGCCTGCGCGCCGGCCTGGCCCGCGGCACCCTGTCGGCCCTGTGCAGCGACCACCAGCCGCACGAGGCCGATGCCAAGCTCAACCCCTTCCCGGCCACCGAGCCCGGCATCTCCGGCCTCGACACCCTGCTGCCGCTGGCACTGCGGCTGGTCGAGGACAAGCTGCTGACCCTGCCCGAGGTCATCGAGCGCCTGACTGCCGGCCCGGCCCGTATCCTGGGGCTGTTCGAACAGGGCACCGGCACCCTGAACCCGGGGGCGGCGGCCGACATCACCCTGTTCGACCCCGAGGCAACCTGGCGCATCGCGCCCGCCAGCCTGCTCAGCCAGGGCCACAACACGCCCTTCATGGGCTGGGAAGTGAAGGGGCGGGTCATGCACACCCTGCTGGGCGGACGGCGGGTGTTCGAGCGCTAG
- a CDS encoding dihydroorotate dehydrogenase electron transfer subunit, translating into MTTAKPHRGTIQLEDAEILDHEAHPGEQYILRVRSPECARRAEPGSFAHLTCDPLLPMRRPLSIMRTDPEAGWVEFLYKVVGAGTRLLSRRQVGESLSVLGPIGQPFRPRPERPRTLLLGGGVGIPPMVFLADALRRQPAYKPLVLMGSEVPFPFTRRPSQILVPGIPDGVIAAMPLLEDWGVPSRLCSQQDFPGCFQGYITDLARDWLAALNTQHLHEVEIFACGPHAMLEAVAGLAREYDLPCQVSLEEFMACAVGGCAGCTVQVATEQGPAMKRVCVDGPVFDARAVFP; encoded by the coding sequence ATGACCACTGCCAAACCCCACCGCGGCACCATCCAGCTGGAAGACGCCGAGATCCTGGACCACGAGGCGCATCCGGGCGAGCAGTACATCCTGCGCGTCCGCAGCCCCGAGTGCGCCCGCCGCGCCGAACCGGGCAGCTTCGCCCATCTGACCTGCGACCCGCTGCTGCCCATGCGCCGGCCGCTGTCGATCATGCGCACCGATCCGGAGGCCGGCTGGGTGGAGTTCCTGTACAAGGTGGTCGGCGCGGGCACCCGACTGCTCAGCCGCCGCCAGGTGGGTGAATCGCTGAGTGTGCTGGGTCCCATCGGCCAGCCGTTCCGGCCGCGCCCTGAACGCCCGCGCACCCTGCTGCTGGGCGGCGGCGTCGGCATCCCGCCCATGGTGTTTCTGGCCGACGCCCTGCGCCGGCAACCGGCGTACAAGCCGCTGGTGCTGATGGGATCCGAAGTCCCCTTCCCCTTCACCCGCCGGCCGTCGCAGATCCTGGTGCCCGGCATTCCCGACGGGGTGATCGCCGCCATGCCGCTGCTGGAGGACTGGGGCGTGCCCAGCCGCCTGTGCAGTCAGCAGGACTTCCCCGGCTGCTTCCAGGGCTATATCACGGATCTCGCCCGTGACTGGCTGGCCGCACTCAATACGCAGCATCTGCATGAGGTGGAGATCTTCGCCTGCGGCCCCCACGCCATGCTGGAGGCCGTCGCCGGACTGGCACGCGAGTACGATCTGCCCTGCCAGGTCTCGCTGGAGGAATTCATGGCCTGCGCCGTCGGCGGCTGCGCCGGCTGCACCGTGCAGGTGGCAACCGAGCAGGGCCCGGCGATGAAACGCGTGTGCGTGGACGGGCCGGTGTTCGATGCGCGGGCGGTGTTTCCCTGA
- a CDS encoding SelT/SelW/SelH family protein, with protein MDNHIEIHYCNQCRWLLRSAWMAQELLTTFADEITELTLRPGTGGVFEVSVNGKQVWSRKEAGRFPEITELKQRVRDEVAPDKGLGHSDKKKD; from the coding sequence ATGGACAATCACATCGAAATCCATTACTGCAATCAATGCCGGTGGCTGCTGCGCTCGGCCTGGATGGCACAGGAACTGCTGACGACGTTCGCGGACGAGATCACCGAACTCACGCTGCGTCCGGGCACGGGCGGCGTATTCGAGGTCAGCGTCAACGGCAAGCAGGTATGGTCACGCAAGGAAGCCGGCCGCTTTCCGGAGATCACGGAGTTGAAGCAGCGGGTGCGCGACGAGGTCGCGCCGGACAAGGGGCTGGGGCATTCCGACAAGAAAAAGGATTAA